The proteins below are encoded in one region of Parvicella tangerina:
- a CDS encoding acyl-CoA dehydrogenase family protein, with protein sequence MSSLFFTEEHELFRASIQDFLKQEVLPYTNDWEEEGQIDRTVMKKMGEMGFLGLDTPEQYGGMGTDFMYTCVLLEEIGKSGALGFATMVASHVYLAMNYLNKGGSEALKQKYLVPSASGDLIGALAMTEPFAGSDLKNIRTTAVKEGDYYIVNGSKTFITNAHYGDYIVAAVKTETGISLLVIDNEMEGVTTSKLDKMGLRSSDTAEISFDNVKVPVENLLGEEGKGFYYMMESLQTERLTVSQISIGAMQCAYDLTLQYISEREAFGRSINKFQVLRHKVADIATEIEAWKQFVYVTSARFAQGDFVVKECSMLKLKTSDLLNDVVYDCLQMFGGYGFMEEYPIARLYRDVRVIPIFAGTSEIMKEIIAKIEIEKVEYKPAYK encoded by the coding sequence ATGTCAAGTCTATTCTTTACAGAAGAACACGAGCTGTTTAGAGCTTCAATTCAAGATTTTTTAAAGCAAGAAGTGCTCCCTTATACCAACGATTGGGAAGAGGAAGGTCAAATAGACCGAACCGTGATGAAAAAAATGGGAGAAATGGGCTTTTTAGGGCTGGATACTCCAGAACAATATGGAGGTATGGGAACTGATTTTATGTACACCTGCGTATTGTTAGAAGAAATTGGAAAATCAGGTGCGCTGGGATTTGCAACGATGGTGGCAAGCCATGTTTACCTAGCGATGAACTACTTGAATAAAGGAGGTTCTGAAGCATTAAAACAAAAGTATCTGGTACCAAGCGCATCAGGTGATCTTATTGGTGCATTGGCGATGACAGAACCTTTTGCCGGTTCAGATTTGAAGAACATTAGAACAACAGCCGTTAAAGAAGGAGATTATTACATTGTTAATGGCAGTAAAACGTTTATCACGAACGCCCATTATGGAGACTATATTGTAGCCGCTGTGAAAACAGAAACTGGCATTTCATTGCTGGTGATTGATAACGAAATGGAGGGCGTTACCACGAGTAAGCTGGATAAAATGGGCCTCCGTTCTTCGGACACTGCAGAGATTTCATTTGATAATGTTAAGGTACCCGTAGAGAATTTGTTAGGAGAGGAGGGGAAAGGATTTTACTACATGATGGAAAGTCTTCAAACGGAGCGCTTAACGGTTTCTCAGATTTCTATTGGTGCAATGCAGTGTGCGTATGACCTTACTTTACAATACATTTCTGAAAGAGAGGCTTTTGGAAGGTCGATTAATAAATTTCAGGTACTTAGACATAAAGTTGCTGATATTGCAACTGAAATTGAGGCATGGAAACAATTTGTATATGTAACTAGCGCAAGGTTTGCTCAAGGAGACTTTGTAGTTAAAGAATGCTCGATGCTAAAACTAAAGACTTCTGACCTCTTGAACGATGTTGTCTACGACTGCTTACAAATGTTTGGAGGTTATGGTTTCATGGAAGAATATCCCATAGCCAGACTGTATCGAGATGTTAGAGTGATTCCAATTTTTGCTGGAACTTCTGAAATCATGAAAGAGATCATTGCGAAAATCGAGATAGAAAAAGTAGAGTACAAGCCAGCCTATAAATAA
- the lptC gene encoding LPS export ABC transporter periplasmic protein LptC, whose protein sequence is MAVGMFLSCGNTDKEIQEVSHTYDGPLETSEGVTMYFSDQGEAQIKLESPLMHRYLMEENEMRLECPTGMKVTFYDSIGEVESVLTANYGEMYSNKEFIKVKDDVVFINNKDEELNTELLHVDFKKDSVYTHEKVVVSSPKGTISGVGLHSNSNFTKYKVHNINNGVYNMEENALEKNMNNNE, encoded by the coding sequence ATGGCAGTCGGAATGTTTTTGTCTTGTGGTAATACCGATAAGGAGATCCAAGAGGTATCGCACACGTATGACGGTCCGCTGGAAACGAGTGAAGGAGTCACCATGTATTTTTCAGACCAAGGAGAAGCTCAAATCAAACTCGAAAGTCCGCTAATGCATCGATACTTAATGGAGGAGAACGAAATGCGCTTAGAATGTCCTACAGGAATGAAAGTGACGTTCTACGATTCTATTGGAGAAGTAGAGTCTGTGTTAACAGCAAATTACGGTGAGATGTACTCGAACAAAGAATTCATTAAGGTGAAAGATGATGTGGTTTTCATCAATAATAAGGATGAAGAGTTAAATACAGAACTACTTCATGTGGATTTTAAGAAAGATAGCGTATACACGCATGAAAAAGTAGTCGTATCTTCACCAAAAGGAACCATTTCAGGAGTAGGTTTACATAGTAATAGTAATTTTACTAAATATAAAGTGCATAACATCAATAACGGAGTTTATAATATGGAGGAAAATGCACTTGAAAAGAACATGAATAACAATGAGTAA
- a CDS encoding choice-of-anchor I family protein, which produces MKKPLLFLGLSAALLSANAQSFDLQHLGSYHTNVFDGSAAEIVYYEPTNHRIYFTNATGNAIEVLDASDPTTLTLINTIDCSPYGGGINSLVVFDQYIAAAIENTNKQLDGEVVFFDTTGAFVNQLTVGALPDMITISPDGTKLVVANEGEPSDDYTVDPIGSVSIIDIATNPIAALSASDVATANFSNWESHRQSFESSAIDNWNYTVTPALYNTEGDSSVSGSEDVWGVVQEFTSSIETQAHGNYFFGGQDLDNANGGGAFQHTIDFDPVDLTGRPAAVLSFEYYSVGLDASDSLGYVVEYNNGTTWDMVNNYVNLDKDTSWTKVAIPVPGGSSHVRLRLLAEQNGASDYLAFDNVMLSFLDESVNIYGNNGFQTVEQDLEPEYVGVDKDNMFAWVSLQENNALAKIDLQTAQVVEIKGLGYKDHMAAGNGIDASNKADDVNINNWPVKGMYQPDALKCANIGGTNYMFIANEGDARDYGAYSEEERIEDITLDAMMFPNAANLQDQDSLGRLKVTISKGDWDHDGEFEELYSYGARSFSILDANGNLVYDSGDEFEQITYAILDTNFNATNDENAGAFKNRSDDKGPEPEAITIGEVDGVTYAFIGLERVGGVMVYDVSNPMSPQYRAYVNRRDFAELATDSAALDLGPEDIKFVPDSLSPNGQNLIIVSNEVSGTVSVFEFVTPDYPEVVISETQGVLCHGDANAILQATTTGGNGTIQYVWDNGGTNDTINSVGPGTYYVTVTDSLGWVASDTISIIEPDALVLSETHVMETNGNDGSIDLTVTGGTPAYSYNWDNGATTEDLTNISGGTYTVVVTDANGCEETSVVTITSSVGIVENDLAINAYPTNVEDLLMIEVNEQVEFFIISLEGRLVSSGWLNQGLNQLDLSRLSAGMYVVDLSGEKSTATIKINKQ; this is translated from the coding sequence ATGAAAAAACCTTTACTTTTTCTGGGTCTTTCAGCAGCTTTACTAAGCGCTAATGCCCAATCTTTTGACCTGCAACATCTCGGTAGTTATCATACCAATGTATTTGATGGTAGTGCCGCAGAAATTGTTTATTACGAACCTACAAATCATCGTATTTACTTTACCAATGCAACTGGAAATGCGATTGAGGTGCTGGATGCCTCTGATCCAACAACGCTTACTTTGATCAATACCATAGATTGTTCTCCTTATGGTGGAGGAATCAATAGTTTAGTGGTATTTGATCAATACATTGCCGCTGCCATTGAGAATACAAATAAGCAGTTGGATGGCGAAGTGGTCTTCTTTGACACTACGGGAGCTTTTGTTAATCAGTTAACTGTTGGAGCATTGCCAGATATGATTACGATCTCACCAGACGGCACAAAATTAGTTGTCGCAAATGAGGGAGAACCTTCTGATGATTATACCGTTGATCCGATTGGCTCAGTATCGATCATTGATATTGCAACTAATCCGATAGCTGCTTTGTCTGCATCAGATGTTGCCACAGCAAACTTTTCAAACTGGGAAAGCCATCGACAAAGTTTTGAATCATCAGCAATTGATAACTGGAACTATACGGTAACCCCAGCTCTATATAACACAGAAGGAGATTCTTCTGTAAGTGGAAGTGAAGATGTTTGGGGAGTAGTTCAAGAATTTACAAGTAGTATTGAAACACAGGCACATGGAAACTACTTCTTTGGTGGGCAAGACCTTGACAATGCAAATGGTGGAGGTGCTTTTCAACATACCATAGACTTTGACCCAGTTGATTTAACTGGGAGACCAGCTGCAGTACTTTCTTTTGAATACTACAGTGTAGGACTAGATGCTTCAGATAGTTTGGGTTATGTTGTTGAGTATAACAATGGAACGACTTGGGACATGGTGAATAATTACGTGAACCTGGATAAAGACACTTCCTGGACTAAAGTGGCTATTCCAGTTCCTGGAGGCTCTTCTCATGTAAGGTTAAGGCTGCTTGCTGAGCAAAACGGTGCATCTGATTACTTGGCTTTTGATAATGTAATGCTGTCTTTCTTGGATGAGAGCGTTAACATTTATGGAAATAATGGATTTCAAACCGTTGAACAAGACCTTGAGCCTGAGTACGTAGGTGTCGATAAAGATAATATGTTTGCCTGGGTTTCATTGCAGGAAAATAACGCATTAGCTAAAATTGACCTTCAGACTGCACAAGTTGTAGAAATAAAAGGTCTTGGTTATAAAGATCACATGGCTGCAGGAAATGGTATTGATGCCAGTAATAAAGCCGATGATGTGAATATTAACAATTGGCCAGTGAAGGGAATGTATCAACCAGATGCATTAAAGTGTGCAAACATTGGAGGAACGAATTATATGTTTATTGCCAATGAAGGTGATGCCAGAGATTATGGTGCCTATTCTGAGGAGGAAAGAATTGAAGACATCACCTTAGATGCTATGATGTTCCCAAATGCAGCAAATTTGCAAGATCAGGACTCTCTTGGAAGATTAAAAGTGACCATTTCAAAAGGCGATTGGGATCACGATGGAGAATTTGAAGAACTGTATTCGTATGGAGCACGTTCATTTTCTATACTTGATGCGAACGGTAATCTTGTTTATGATTCTGGAGATGAGTTTGAACAAATCACTTATGCTATTTTAGATACCAACTTTAATGCGACTAACGATGAGAACGCAGGTGCCTTTAAAAATAGAAGTGATGACAAAGGACCAGAACCCGAAGCAATAACTATTGGAGAAGTTGATGGAGTTACTTACGCTTTCATTGGCTTGGAAAGAGTTGGTGGGGTAATGGTATATGATGTTTCAAACCCAATGTCCCCGCAGTATAGAGCTTACGTAAACAGAAGAGATTTTGCTGAACTTGCTACAGATTCTGCTGCACTAGATCTTGGTCCAGAAGACATTAAATTTGTACCTGACTCGTTGAGTCCTAATGGGCAAAACCTGATCATTGTTTCCAATGAAGTTAGTGGAACGGTTTCAGTTTTTGAGTTCGTAACACCTGATTATCCTGAAGTGGTTATTTCTGAAACTCAAGGAGTTCTTTGTCATGGTGATGCAAATGCTATATTACAAGCTACCACGACTGGTGGAAACGGTACAATTCAATATGTATGGGATAATGGCGGTACAAATGACACCATTAACAGCGTTGGACCAGGGACATATTATGTTACTGTAACAGACTCTCTTGGTTGGGTGGCTTCTGATACCATTTCAATTATTGAGCCTGATGCTCTTGTGCTCTCGGAAACGCATGTCATGGAAACAAACGGAAACGATGGAAGCATTGATCTAACAGTTACTGGAGGAACCCCTGCCTATTCATACAATTGGGATAATGGAGCAACGACAGAAGACCTTACCAATATTTCTGGAGGAACTTACACTGTAGTGGTGACGGATGCGAACGGATGTGAAGAAACAAGCGTAGTAACGATCACATCAAGTGTTGGAATTGTTGAGAATGACCTCGCAATTAATGCTTATCCAACGAACGTTGAGGACTTACTTATGATAGAAGTGAATGAACAAGTCGAGTTCTTCATCATTTCTCTGGAAGGAAGGTTGGTGTCTTCGGGATGGTTGAATCAAGGGTTGAATCAACTCGATTTGTCAAGGCTATCAGCTGGTATGTACGTAGTTGATCTTTCAGGAGAAAAGAGTACTGCAACAATCAAAATTAACAAGCAGTAA